One window from the genome of Garra rufa chromosome 1, GarRuf1.0, whole genome shotgun sequence encodes:
- the LOC141343568 gene encoding E3 ubiquitin/ISG15 ligase TRIM25-like, producing MAEASISWAEDQFCCSVCLDLLKDPVTIPCGHSYCMSCISGCWDEEDWKRIYSCPQCRKTFSPRPVLSKNVMFADMVEKLKTMRLQSAPVHAAPAAPAVHHSGSGDVQCDSCTGVKQKAVKTCLECRNSYCQNHLKQHENLFRGNKHNLMDATGRLQEMMCSRHGKMLEIYCRTDQRCICMLCLVDEHKNHDTVSTGVARAEKQRYFEETQRNIQKTIQQRKTDLKRMTEAVESHKRSAQTAVEDSERIFTELIRSIEKRRTEVKQLIRDQERAAVKQAEEKLARLELELDELRWKENEVKQLSNTDDHINFLQSCPSVSLSGSTDSFTVSSRLNFDEVVKSVSQLRDKLQQFCTDEIERLSKTVKTVQVIVPIHHFTTRKEFLQHSRLLTVDLNSVNNWLRLFEENTVITYSDTRLPYLDHPDRFDSWTMALCRESVTGRCYWEVEWAGDGASGVDIGVTYKSIKRKGNGPECAVGRNNQSWCLFCSPDYCSFWHNNTETVLPVVNISSTIGVFVDHSAGIVSFYSVSDTMSLIHRVQTTFTQPLCAVFGFDKQTAVKLSNRINNPDILQILNPNILQALILRRMMMS from the exons ATGGCTGAAGCCAGTATCTCATGGGCTGAGGATCAGTTCTGCTGTTCagtgtgtctggatctcctgaaggatccagtgacgattccctgtggacacagttactgtatgaGCTGCATCTCAGGATGCTGGGACGAGGAGGATTGGAAGAGAATCTACAGCTGTCCTCAGTGCAGAAAGACCTTCTCACCAAGACCAGTTTTAAGTAAGAATGTGATGTTTGCTGATatggtggagaaactgaagaCGATGAGACTTCAATCTGCTCCTGTTCATGCTGCTCCTGCTGCTCCTGCAGTTCATCACAGTGGATCTGGAGATGTTCAGTGTGACTCCTGCACTGGAGTTAAACAGAAAGCAGTGAAGACGTGTCTGGAGTGTCGAAACTCTTACTGTCAAAATCATCTTAAACAACATGAGAATCTCTTCAGAGGTAATAAACACAATCTGATGGACgccactggacgactgcaggagatgatGTGTTCTCGACATGGTAAAATGCTTGAGATTTACTGCCGTACCGACCAGCGATGTATCTGTATGCTGTGTTTGGTGGACGAACACAAAAATCATGACACTGTATCGACTGGAGTGGCAAGAGCAGAGAAGCAG agatattttgaagaaacacagagaaacatccagAAAACTATTCAGCAGAGAAAGACAGATCTAAAGCGGATGACAGAGGCTGTGGAGTCCCATAAG cgctctgcacagacagcagtggaggacagtgagaggatcttcACTGAActcatccgctccattgagaAACGTCGCACTGAGGTGAAGCagctgatcagagatcaggaaagAGCTGCAGTGAAACAAGCTGAAGAAAAACTGGCACGTCTGGAGCTGGAGCTCGATGAGCTGAGGTGGAAAGAGAATGAAGTGAAACAGCTTTCAAACACAGATGATCATATTAATTTCCTCCAG AGTTGCCCATCTGTCTCCCTCTCTGGATCTACAGACAGCTTCACTGTCAGTTCTCGTCTCAATTTTGACGAGGTTGTGAAGTCTGTCTCTCAACTCAGAGACaaactgcagcagttctgcacgGATGAAATAGAAAGATTATCTAAAACAG TGAAAACCGTCCAAGTCATTGTGCCGATTCATCATTTTACAACTAGGAAGGAGTTCCTACAAC ATTCCCGTCTGTTGACTGTGGATCTGAACTCAGTGAATAATTGGCTCCGTCTTTTTGAAGAAAACACCGTGATCACTTACTCCGACACACGCCTGCCGTATCTTGATCATCCAGACCGGTTTGATTCTTGGACCATGGCgctgtgtagagagagtgtgactggacgctgttactgggaggtgGAATGGGCTGGTGATGGGGCATCAGGAGTAGACATAGGAGTGACATATAAAAGCATTAAAAGGAAGGGAAATGGTCCTGAGTGTGCAGTTGGGCGTAACAACCAGTCCTGGTgtttgttctgctctccagacTATTGCTCATTCTGGCACAACAACACTGAGACTGTCCTTCCTGTAGTCAATATCTCCAGTACaataggagtgtttgtggatcacaGCGCAGGGATtgtgtccttctacagcgtctctgacacaatgagcctcatccataGAGTtcagaccacattcactcagccgctctgTGCTGTGTTCGGATTTGATAAACAGACAGCGGTGAAACTGTCTAACCGAATAAATAATCCAGATATTCTACAGATTCTTAATCCAAATATTCTACAAGCTTTGATACTTCGCAGAATGATGATGTCTTGA
- the LOC141343577 gene encoding zinc-binding protein A33-like, translated as MASLNVSAEELSCPVCCEIFKDPVILSCSHSVCKECLQQFWRIKATQECPICRRRSSNRDPPCNLVLKNLCESFLKERNESCSLVSEEICSLHSEKLKLFCLEDKQPVCLVCRDSQKHVNHTFRPISEVVSSYKEELNTKLKSLQEKLVDNENFKEEFEKTVQHIKSQAEHTEHQIKQQFEKLHQFLRDEEEATITALREEEEQKKQMMKEKLEEINRHISALSHTIKDTEEMMKDNDVCFLQEFPVSIERVQISQPDPQIPSGALIHVPRYLGNLAFRVWKKMGDVVQNTPVILDPNTAHPRLVLSDDVTSMRYSENKQPPPDNPERFDKYLCVLGSEGFNSGTHCWDVEVKESRYWSLGVTTESNQRKGRDFCNSHVLCVKYDPCKRSKPFGFNVEQDLERVRVYLDYDRGTVSFSDPVTNTHLHTFTTTFTDTVFPFFCCFPSLRILPFNS; from the exons ATGGCTTCACTAAATGTATCTGCAGAAGAGCTTTCTTGTCCTGTGTGCTGTGAAATCTTCAAGGATCCTGTTATTTTATCATGTAGTCACAGTGTCTGTAAAGAGTGTCTTCAACAGTTCTGGAGAATCAAGGCAACTCAGGAGTGTCCTATCTGCAGGAGAAGATCCTCAAATCGTGATCCTCCATGTAATCTGGTGTTAAAAAACTTGTGTGAGTCATTCCTGAAGGAGAGAAATGAAAGCTGTTCATTAGTTTCTGAAGAGATCTGCAGTTTACACAGtgagaaactcaaactcttctGTCTGGAGGACAAACAGCCGGTGTGTTTAGTGTGCAGAGATTCACAGAAACACGTCAATCACACATTCAGACCCATCAGTGAAGTTGTTTCATCATATAAG gaggagctcaaTACAAAACTGAAGTCTTTACAAGAGAAACTCGTAGACAATGAAAACTTTAAAGAAGAGTTTGAGAAAACAGTTCAACACATCAAG TCTCAAGCTGAGCACACAGAGCATCAGATTAAACAGCAGTTTGAGAagcttcatcagtttctcagagatgaagaagaagctacaatcactgcactgagggaggaagaggagcagaagaagcagatgatgaaGGAGAAGCTGGAAGAGATCaacagacacatctcagctctttcacacacaatcaaagacaCAGAGGAGATGATGAAAGACAATGACGTCTGCTTTCTACAG gagtttccagtctcaatagaaag agtccagatctcacagccggatccacagataccttctggagctttgattcatgtgccacgttacttgggcaacctggcgttcagagtctggaagaagatggGGGACGTTGTCCAAAACA CTCCTGTGATTCTGGACCCAAACACAGCTCATCCACGCCTCGTCCTCTCTGATGATGTGACCAGTATGCGATACAGTGAGAACAAGCAACCACCTCCtgataatccagagagatttgacaAGTATCTCTGTGTTCTGGGTTCAGAGGGTtttaactcaggaacacactGCTGGGATGTGGAGGTTAAAGAGAGTCGATACTGGAGTCTTGGAGTCACTACAGAATCAAACCAGAGGAAGGGACGTGATTTCTGTAACAGCCATGTCTTGTGTGTGAAGTATGATCCTTGCAAAAGGTCTAAACCATTTGGTTTTAATGTTGAACAGGATCTTGAGCGTGTGAGAGTGTATCTGGACTATGACAGAGGAACAGTGTCATTCTCTGATCCTGTAActaacacacatctacacacattcacaaccACCTTCACTGACACTGTCTTTCCATTCTTCTGTTGTTTTCCGTCTCTGAGGATCTTACCGTTCAATAGTTAG
- the LOC141331628 gene encoding E3 ubiquitin-protein ligase TRIM35-like, which yields MASAECDYICFLCSDIFKTPVVLSCSHSFCKKCIHHIWRTKKTRECPVCGRKCSKEKPPCNLVLKNLCDSLLKERNERRLSVSEETCRLHREKLKLFCLEDKQPVCLVCRDSQQHENHKFRPISEAVSSYKVELNTALKSLQKKLKHKENFKRQFEKTVRHIKFQAEQTEHQIKQQFEKLHQFLRDEEEATITALREEEEQKKQMMKEKLEEINRHISALSHTIKDTEEMMKASDVCFLKKFPVSMERVQISQPDPQTPSGALIDVPRYLGNLQFRVWKKMHYIVQNTPVILDPNTAHPCLALSGDLTSVRNSENNDLLPDNPERFDIFNCVLGSEGFNSGTHSWDVEVKGSQNWTLGVTTASNQRKGPDFFSTDVWSVTYGWSQWAGFRVKQDLKRVKVDLDYDRGTVSFSDPVTNTHLHTFTTTFTDTVFPFFNSVSLLRILPFNSQ from the exons ATGGCTTCAGCTGAATGTGATTATATTTGTTTCTTGTGCTCTGATATCTTCAAGACACCTGTTGTTTTATCTTGTAGTCACAGTTTCTGTAAAAAGTGTATTCACCACATTTGGAGAACCAAGAAAACTCGGGAGTGTCCTGTCTGCGGGAGAAAATGCTCAAAAGAAAAGCCTCCATGCAATTTAGTGTTAAAAAATTTGTGTGATTCGTTACTGAAGGAGAGAAATGAGAGGCGTTTATCAGTATCTGAGGAGACCTGCAGGTTACACAGAgagaaactcaaactcttctGTCTGGAGGACAAACAGCCGGTGTGTTTAGTGTGCAGAGATTCACAACAACATGAAAATCACAAATTCAGACCCATCAGTGAAGCTGTTTCATCATATAAG GTGGAGCTTAATACAGCACTGAAGTCCTTACAAAAGAAACTTAAACACAAAGAAAATTTTAAAAGACAGTTTGAAAAAACAGTTCGACACATCAAG TTTCAAGCTGAGCAGACAGAGCATCAGATTAAACAGCAGTTTGAGAagcttcatcagtttctcagagatgaagaagaagctacaatcactgcactgagggaggaagaggagcagaagaagcagatgatgaaggagaagctggaggagatcaacagacacatctcagctctttcacacacaatcaaagacacggaggagatgatgaaagcCAGTGATGTCTGCTTTCTAAAG aagtttccagtctcaatggaaag agtccagatctcacagccggatccacagacgccttctggagctttgattgatgtgccacgttacttgggcaacctgcaattcagagtctggaagaagatgcaTTACATTGTCCAAAATA CTCCTGTcattctggatccaaacacagctcATCCATGTCTCGCCCTGTCTGGTGATCTGaccagtgtgagaaacagtgaGAACAATGATCTGCTTCCtgataatccagagagatttgacaTTTTTAACTGTGTTCTGGGTTCAGAGGGTTTTAACTCAGGAACACACAGCTGGGATGTGGAGGTTAAAGGAAGTCAAAACTGGACTCTTGGAGTAACTACAGCATCAAACCAGAGAAAGGGACCTGATTTCTTTAGCACTGATGTCTGGAGCGTAACATACGGATGGTCTCAATGGGCTGGTTTTCGTGTTAAACAGGATCTTAAGCGTGTGAAAGTTGATCTGGACTATGACAGAGGAACGGTGTCATTCTCTGATCCTGTAActaacacacatctacacacattcacaaccACCTTCACTGACACTGTCTTTCCTTTCTTTAATAGTGTTTCTCTTCTGAGGATCTTACCGTTCAATAGTCAGTAA